A region from the Deltaproteobacteria bacterium genome encodes:
- a CDS encoding winged helix-turn-helix domain-containing protein, which produces MSGAVQASFPPFRLDAINEQLWRDDVLLSLRPKPFAVLRYLAEHPGRLITREELQHAVWPKTYVSEGLLRGYVRELREILGDNAEAPRFIETIPRRGYRFLPAISTSQPVVSSQYAVASSSSSSPQHSVLSTLL; this is translated from the coding sequence ATGTCCGGAGCCGTGCAGGCATCTTTTCCACCCTTTCGCCTTGATGCAATCAATGAACAATTGTGGCGCGATGACGTCTTGCTGTCGCTACGCCCAAAGCCTTTTGCCGTGCTGCGCTATCTCGCCGAACACCCAGGACGGTTAATCACCCGCGAGGAACTCCAACACGCTGTCTGGCCCAAGACCTATGTCAGCGAGGGACTGTTACGAGGGTATGTGCGTGAGCTGCGCGAGATATTGGGGGACAATGCCGAGGCTCCACGCTTCATCGAGACCATTCCCCGGCGCGGCTATCGGTTCCTCCCCGCTATAAGCACCTCCCAGCCGGTAGTCAGCAGCCAGTATGCAGTAGCCAGCAGCTCCTCGTCCTCTCCTCAGCACTCAGTCCTCAGCACGCTGCTGTAG